One Candidatus Paceibacterota bacterium genomic window carries:
- a CDS encoding cytidylate kinase family protein, which produces MKITICGLAGTGTSTTGKKLASVLEYEFISSGGIFRAKAAEYGMDLHEFEDLCRSDEKYDRAVDDEIATIGKSKDDIVVESRLAWYFIPDSFKVLLVCDRHTRVSRVAGRDKISRSEADQKTAHREDSIRARFRDYYGIEQFDDEANFDLVLDTTKVSVSSTVDSIAKKLSELHST; this is translated from the coding sequence ATGAAGATCACGATCTGCGGACTAGCCGGTACAGGAACGAGCACAACCGGAAAAAAACTTGCGAGCGTGCTTGAGTATGAATTTATCTCAAGCGGCGGCATTTTTCGTGCGAAGGCTGCTGAATACGGAATGGATCTCCATGAGTTTGAGGATCTCTGTCGTAGCGACGAAAAGTACGACCGTGCTGTAGATGATGAAATAGCAACAATAGGGAAGAGTAAAGATGATATTGTGGTTGAGAGTCGACTTGCGTGGTATTTTATTCCGGACTCATTCAAAGTGCTGCTCGTGTGTGATCGTCACACACGAGTTTCCCGGGTTGCCGGACGGGACAAGATCTCACGCAGCGAAGCTGATCAAAAAACTGCACATCGGGAAGATTCTATTCGGGCTCGGTTTCGTGATTATTACGGTATTGAACAATTTGACGATGAAGCCAACTTTGACCTGGTTCTGGATACGACAAAAGTGAGCGTATCAAGTACGGTGGATTCTATTGCGAAGAAGCTTTCAGAGTTACATTCCACATAG
- a CDS encoding TIGR00730 family Rossman fold protein, which produces MSDTNQEPNATKNTIEPGVDTTLGETATDQEKLSFTSLLFENIAPDEQHRLSLILDEFIRGFRFLQQQKKRSVSFFGSARTDETAPDYLSAQELATRIVTELDYSIVTGGGPGIMEAANRGACDADGTSLGLTIQLPKEQSTNPYVKESVDFHYFFVRKVLLAFSAEAYVFFPGGFGTMDELFELITLIQTKKIKQVPIFLVDHGYWENLDKFIRENLLERKTISPEDMNIVTITDDMDQIIETIKNNPLERGSEIDA; this is translated from the coding sequence ATGTCCGATACGAACCAAGAGCCTAACGCAACAAAAAATACAATTGAACCAGGAGTGGACACCACACTTGGTGAGACTGCGACAGATCAAGAAAAACTTAGTTTCACATCGCTTCTTTTTGAGAACATAGCGCCAGACGAACAGCATCGACTCTCCTTAATACTCGACGAATTCATTCGCGGTTTTCGTTTTTTGCAGCAACAGAAGAAACGATCGGTCTCGTTCTTTGGCTCTGCTCGCACCGATGAGACCGCCCCGGACTATCTAAGTGCACAAGAGCTAGCGACTCGAATAGTTACAGAACTCGATTATTCTATCGTCACCGGCGGAGGACCCGGCATCATGGAAGCGGCAAACCGTGGTGCCTGTGACGCAGATGGCACATCTCTTGGTTTGACCATCCAGCTACCCAAGGAACAATCCACAAACCCGTACGTAAAAGAATCTGTTGATTTTCACTACTTTTTTGTACGCAAAGTATTACTGGCCTTCTCAGCAGAAGCATATGTCTTCTTCCCCGGCGGATTCGGCACTATGGATGAGCTTTTTGAACTCATAACCCTTATTCAGACCAAGAAGATCAAGCAAGTTCCTATTTTCTTGGTTGATCACGGCTACTGGGAAAACCTCGATAAATTTATTCGAGAGAATCTTCTTGAAAGAAAAACGATCAGCCCCGAGGATATGAATATTGTCACGATCACTGATGATATGGACCAAATAATTGAGACCATCAAAAACAATCCTCTCGAGCGAGGATCCGAGATAGACGCCTAA
- a CDS encoding 4a-hydroxytetrahydrobiopterin dehydratase, producing the protein MNDLTNKHCVPCEGDVPPLSRQAAEQQLSCVSGWQLNGEATAITKTVTRSDFSDALTLVNAIGEIAEKEGHHPDILIHDYKNVTITLSTHSIGGLSENDFILATKIDGL; encoded by the coding sequence ATGAACGATCTCACCAACAAACACTGCGTGCCGTGCGAAGGTGATGTACCCCCTCTTTCACGACAAGCAGCTGAGCAACAACTATCGTGTGTTTCCGGATGGCAGCTGAATGGTGAAGCAACAGCTATCACCAAGACCGTTACCCGCAGTGACTTTTCCGATGCTCTGACACTTGTTAATGCCATTGGCGAGATCGCTGAAAAGGAAGGACATCATCCGGATATCTTGATCCACGATTATAAGAACGTAACTATTACCCTCTCCACGCACTCTATCGGCGGACTCTCCGAGAACGACTTTATACTAGCAACCAAGATCGACGGGCTTTAA
- a CDS encoding cation:proton antiporter, translating into MEQFLPFFLILLAGVFFSEVFRRFNLPWVIALLLAGVVIGPHAAGFIELDETLSFIGQIGLVFLMFMAGIETKITPVRGMRTRVIFFSLVNSFIPFVVGVGLTVFLGFSIQAALLVGIIFISSSLSVVVPTLTQVGLINNRMGHLIVPSAVLQDVLSLAVLSIVFQAVDPISSLPLPLFYLILFSSLFLLRWVVPKIETLMTQRYVDKADIFQQQLRMVLTLMIGTVIIFELLGLHPIIAGFFAGLILSDTIKGDYFKEKLRAVSYGVFIPVFFVITGARTDVSVFFEAGRALALTALIVTGSIIAKFGSGWLAARAIGEKGIDATLVASATIPQLTTTLAVITIGIELGLLTPSLVTGLITLSIVTTIVSPLLLNALAAERSKLWEQYLAKTQDPDQIAEPTV; encoded by the coding sequence ATGGAACAATTTCTACCATTCTTTCTTATATTGCTTGCCGGCGTTTTTTTCTCGGAAGTATTTCGTCGCTTTAATTTGCCGTGGGTAATCGCACTCTTGCTCGCCGGAGTTGTTATCGGTCCTCATGCGGCGGGTTTCATAGAGTTGGACGAAACCCTGAGTTTTATCGGTCAGATCGGCCTTGTATTCCTGATGTTCATGGCCGGTATCGAGACAAAAATAACGCCGGTACGAGGAATGCGGACTCGGGTTATATTTTTCAGTCTTGTAAACTCGTTTATTCCATTCGTAGTAGGTGTGGGACTCACTGTCTTTCTGGGTTTTAGTATTCAGGCAGCGCTTTTGGTCGGCATCATCTTCATTTCCTCGTCACTGTCAGTGGTTGTTCCGACCCTCACTCAAGTAGGGCTTATTAATAATCGGATGGGGCACCTTATTGTACCTTCGGCGGTACTTCAGGATGTTCTTTCTTTGGCTGTTCTTTCGATCGTTTTTCAGGCTGTTGATCCAATCTCCAGCCTGCCGCTACCGCTGTTCTATCTCATCTTATTTAGCTCACTGTTCTTACTCCGCTGGGTTGTACCGAAGATAGAAACACTCATGACCCAACGATATGTTGATAAGGCCGATATATTTCAGCAACAGTTGCGCATGGTGCTTACGCTGATGATCGGCACGGTTATTATCTTTGAGCTATTGGGGCTTCATCCGATCATAGCCGGTTTCTTCGCCGGCCTGATACTCTCAGATACAATTAAAGGTGATTACTTCAAGGAGAAGCTTCGGGCGGTTAGCTACGGAGTGTTCATCCCTGTTTTTTTTGTTATTACCGGCGCCCGCACGGACGTATCAGTATTTTTTGAGGCCGGGCGAGCACTCGCCTTAACAGCGTTGATCGTGACAGGTTCGATCATTGCAAAGTTCGGTAGCGGCTGGCTTGCTGCCCGAGCCATAGGAGAGAAGGGTATTGATGCAACCTTGGTCGCGAGTGCCACCATTCCACAACTCACCACAACCCTGGCCGTGATAACCATAGGCATCGAACTCGGCCTGCTTACTCCGTCGCTTGTGACCGGTCTTATTACCTTGAGTATTGTAACCACTATCGTGAGTCCGCTGTTGCTGAACGCCCTTGCCGCGGAGCGAAGTAAATTGTGGGAGCAGTATCTTGCCAAGACCCAGGATCCGGATCAGATCGCAGAACCTACGGTATAG
- a CDS encoding L-threonylcarbamoyladenylate synthase encodes MQGLEQVIQVLSMGGVCVVPTDTVYGITACARNKDAVERVYHCKRRSSTKPCIVLIDKLEQLAGFGVILNSYQRGVCDTMWPGPVTLVLSVLREGETLDWLHRGSLSIGFRLTADPVIQSIVAEVRPIIAPSANPQGSPPATTAEDARRYFGNSVDYYVDGGVCDTKPSTVISLESASCTVLRE; translated from the coding sequence ATGCAGGGTCTTGAACAGGTGATACAGGTCTTGTCCATGGGCGGGGTATGTGTTGTTCCTACCGATACTGTTTACGGGATCACTGCTTGTGCGCGTAACAAAGACGCAGTTGAGCGGGTCTATCACTGTAAGAGGCGTAGTTCGACAAAACCTTGTATAGTGTTAATTGACAAGCTTGAACAGCTTGCCGGGTTTGGGGTAATACTTAACTCATATCAACGAGGTGTATGTGACACAATGTGGCCGGGTCCGGTGACGCTTGTCCTATCTGTTTTGAGAGAAGGTGAAACACTGGATTGGCTTCATCGAGGCTCGCTCTCGATCGGATTCCGGTTGACCGCTGATCCTGTTATTCAAAGTATCGTTGCCGAAGTTAGGCCAATCATTGCTCCAAGCGCCAATCCGCAGGGCTCGCCTCCGGCCACTACGGCAGAAGATGCAAGGAGATACTTTGGCAATAGCGTTGACTATTATGTTGACGGTGGCGTATGTGATACAAAACCATCTACGGTAATCTCGCTTGAGAGTGCTTCGTGTACTGTATTGCGAGAATAG
- a CDS encoding mechanosensitive ion channel family protein, protein MDRLNQYVIETLQTHSLWGNTGNEYVIAFVVFFLFFAIFRMFHHAVLWRLEILCSRTCTDLDDLLVKLLQSVTGWFYTIAAAFIALLFLTVSPLVWDIATVIFVVAIVYQVVRAAGIVVEFVVSKQLGTSDGQAHSMISLLSKVVKTILWALGGLFILSNFGVDITALITGLGVGGIAIALALQNILGDLFSSFSIYFDKPFEVGDFIAVGDKLGTVENIGIKTTRLRSLQGEEIILSNRELTNAQIHNYRGMKEWRGEIPIGVTYATAPEDLDQVKKLITSIINERSGARLDRVNAVTFGESAIDFEVVFYSETDVFADHLATQHSLITEIKRQFEEKGIEIAFPTRTVHLVNQPAS, encoded by the coding sequence ATGGATAGACTTAATCAGTATGTGATCGAAACGCTTCAAACCCATTCATTGTGGGGTAATACGGGGAATGAGTATGTAATAGCTTTTGTGGTATTCTTTCTTTTCTTCGCCATCTTTCGGATGTTTCATCACGCTGTTCTCTGGCGCCTGGAAATACTGTGCAGCCGAACCTGTACCGATCTCGACGATCTTTTGGTCAAACTGTTGCAAAGTGTGACCGGCTGGTTCTATACGATAGCAGCTGCTTTCATCGCCCTGCTTTTTTTGACCGTATCACCTCTGGTCTGGGATATTGCGACCGTAATATTTGTAGTGGCAATTGTTTATCAGGTCGTTCGAGCAGCCGGTATCGTAGTTGAATTTGTTGTTTCAAAACAGCTTGGAACAAGCGACGGGCAGGCTCATTCGATGATATCGTTACTCAGTAAGGTTGTAAAAACGATACTCTGGGCTCTCGGTGGACTATTTATACTTTCGAATTTCGGCGTGGACATTACAGCTCTCATTACCGGGCTCGGTGTCGGTGGTATCGCTATAGCGCTTGCGTTACAAAATATCCTGGGTGACCTTTTTAGTTCGTTTTCGATCTACTTTGATAAACCGTTTGAGGTAGGTGACTTCATTGCGGTAGGAGATAAGCTAGGAACAGTCGAGAACATCGGTATCAAGACAACTCGCTTGAGATCACTGCAAGGAGAGGAGATAATTCTATCGAACCGCGAACTTACAAATGCTCAGATCCACAATTATCGCGGCATGAAAGAGTGGCGTGGCGAGATACCGATCGGTGTCACCTATGCTACTGCCCCGGAGGATCTTGACCAGGTGAAGAAGCTTATAACCTCGATCATTAACGAGCGATCAGGAGCACGGCTTGATCGGGTCAACGCTGTTACATTCGGTGAATCAGCAATTGATTTTGAAGTCGTCTTTTACTCTGAAACAGATGTGTTTGCTGATCATCTGGCGACGCAACACTCACTTATCACTGAGATCAAGCGCCAATTTGAGGAAAAGGGTATTGAGATCGCGTTTCCAACTCGAACGGTTCACCTGGTAAATCAGCCCGCCTCGTAG